Proteins co-encoded in one Arachis stenosperma cultivar V10309 chromosome 7, arast.V10309.gnm1.PFL2, whole genome shotgun sequence genomic window:
- the LOC130941238 gene encoding peroxidase P7-like: MGSNKLVMIGLFLLVLVLGSANASLSTEFYSSSCPKLLDTVKCTVEAAIKKETRMGASLLRLFFHDCFVNGCDGSILLDDTSSFKGEKNAGPNKNSARGFEVIDAVKSAVEKVCPGVVSCADILAVAARDSVKILGGPEWDVKLGRRDARTASQSAANNGIPAPTSTLNQLISKFGALGLSTKDLVALSGGHTIGQARCTTFRSHIYNETNELVTSFAQTRQSNCPRASGVGDNNLAPLDLQTPASFDNHYFNNLVDRKGLLHSDQQLFNGGSTDSIVRGYSSNPSSFFADFASAMIKMGDINPLTGSKGEIRKNCRSVN; the protein is encoded by the exons ATGGGTTCAAATAAGCTAGTTATGATTGGTTTGTTCCTCCTTGTCCTCGTGTTGGGTAGTGCCAATGCATCACTTTCCACAGAGTTTTATTCAAGTTCATGTCCAAAACTCCTTGACACTGTGAAATGCACAGTGGAAGCTGCCATCAAAAAAGAGACTCGCATGGGTGCTTCTCTCCTACGTTTGTTCTTCCATGATTGCTTTGTTAAT GGATGTGACGGTTCAATTCTTCTGGATGATACATCAAGCTTCAAAGGAGAGAAGAATGCGGGTCCCAACAAGAACTCTGCCCGCGGATTCGAAGTGATCGACGCCGTCAAGTCCGCCGTTGAGAAAGTCTGCCCTGGTGTTGTCTCCTGCGCTGACATCCTCGCCGTCGCTGCCAGAGACTCCGTCAAGATC CTTGGAGGGCCCGAGTGGGATGTAAAACTTGGAAGAAGAGATGCAAGAACAGCCAGCCAATCTGCTGCCAACAACGGGATACCAGCACCAACTTCAACCCTAAATCAATTAATCTCAAAATTCGGGGCACTTGGACTTTCTACCAAGGACTTGGTCGCATTGTCTG GTGGTCACACAATTGGACAAGCAAGATGTACAACCTTCAGATCTCACATCTATAATGAGACCAACGAATTAGTAACATCCTTTGCTCAAACAAGGCAATCAAACTGCCCTAGGGCATCCGGTGTGGGGGACAACAACCTCGCCCCCCTCGATCTTCAGACACCGGCGTCATTCGACAACCACTACTTCAACAACCTCGTCGACCGGAAAGGCCTCCTCCATTCCGACCAGCAACTCTTCAACGGAGGATCTACTGACTCCATTGTTCGCGGCTACAGCTCAAACCCTAGCTCTTTTTTCGCCGATTTTGCCAGTGCCATGATCAAGATGGGAGACATAAATCCCCTCACTGGATCCAAGGGAGAGATTAGAAAGAATTGCAGGAGTGTGAACTAA